In one window of Musa acuminata AAA Group cultivar baxijiao chromosome BXJ3-2, Cavendish_Baxijiao_AAA, whole genome shotgun sequence DNA:
- the LOC135583122 gene encoding phosphoglycerate mutase-like protein 1 isoform X2, with protein MMSPVQACFLCSVAKLCTWLGMHRAFIMWKARRTTKHTYLQNFLMHILLHWDGIRTMQTAVGVFGGDSQSDGNNTPALMVENAGKSRRPAISSLNCPPFIAVEYCREHLGVHPCDKRSSISEYRQLFPAIDFSLIENDEDILWKADIREANEEVAARGVKFINWLWTRKEKEIAIVSHSGFLFHTLQMFGGDCHPIVKEEIGKHFANCELRSMVLVDRSMLGSDSSCSNYHPGKAPGGLDLPSDVAHEKHCTQKNMV; from the exons ATGATGTCACCGGTTCAAGCTTGTTTCCTTTGCAGCGTTGCAAAACTGTGCACGTG GTTAGGCATGCACAGGGCATTCATAATGTGGAAGGCGAGAAGGACTACAAAGCATACTTATCTCCAGAACTTTTTGATGCACATCTTACTCCATTGGGATGGGATCAG GACAATGCAAACTGCGGTTGGGGTGTTTGGAGGTGACAGCCAAAGCGATGGAAATAACACACCAGCCTTAATGGTTGAAAATGCTGGGAAGAGTCGACGGCCTGCAATTTCCAGTTTGAACTGCCCACCATTTATAGCAGTTGAATATTGCCGAGAGCACTTG GGAGTTCACCCTTGTGATAAGAGGAGCAGTATAAGCGAGTATCGGCAGCTTTTTCCAGCTATTGATTTTTCTTTG atagaaaatgatGAAGACATCTTGTGGAAAGCAGACATCAGAGAGGCCAATGAGGAGGTTGCAGCTAGAGGAGTGAAATTTATTAACTG GTTGTGGACACGTAAAGAGAAGGAGATTGCTATTGTTAGCCATAGTGGATTCTTGTTTCATACCTTACAAATGTTTGGTGGTGACTGTCATCCTATTGTTAAGGAGGAAATTGGCAAACA CTTTGCGAACTGTGAGCTGCGATCCATGGTATTGGTTGACAGAAG TATGCTTGGTTCAGATTCATCTTGTAGCAATTATCATCCCGGTAAGGCACCAGGCGGCCTTGATCTGCCCAGTGATGTTGCTCATGAGAAGCACTGCACCCAGAAAAACATGGTGTGA
- the LOC135583122 gene encoding phosphoglycerate mutase-like protein 1 isoform X1 encodes MTHSVFASPSSSSSVFIATTNHRCYHRRKTHLPITSLPPFLRRPPPPSPSLSWPRRLAASAPVRCTSGLSEMDDVTGSSLFPLQRCKTVHVVRHAQGIHNVEGEKDYKAYLSPELFDAHLTPLGWDQVDSLHKHIKACGLSKKIELVITSPLLRTMQTAVGVFGGDSQSDGNNTPALMVENAGKSRRPAISSLNCPPFIAVEYCREHLGVHPCDKRSSISEYRQLFPAIDFSLIENDEDILWKADIREANEEVAARGVKFINWLWTRKEKEIAIVSHSGFLFHTLQMFGGDCHPIVKEEIGKHFANCELRSMVLVDRSMLGSDSSCSNYHPGKAPGGLDLPSDVAHEKHCTQKNMV; translated from the exons ATGACCCATTCCGTCTTCGCCTCGCCCTCATCGTCCTCCTCTGTCTTCATCGCCACAACCAACCATCGCTGCTATCACCGCCGCAAAACCCATCTTCCGATTACCTCCCTCCCACCATTTCTTCGTCGCCCGCCGCCTCCTTCCCCTTCCTTGTCTTGGCCACGCCGGCTTGCCGCTTCGGCTCCCGTCCGCTGCACATCCGGCTTGTCAG AGATGGATGATGTCACCGGTTCAAGCTTGTTTCCTTTGCAGCGTTGCAAAACTGTGCACGTG GTTAGGCATGCACAGGGCATTCATAATGTGGAAGGCGAGAAGGACTACAAAGCATACTTATCTCCAGAACTTTTTGATGCACATCTTACTCCATTGGGATGGGATCAG GTTGATAGTCTCCATAAACACATTAAAGCTTGTGGCCTATCTAAGAAAATTGAATTGGTTATTACATCTCCTTTGTTAAG GACAATGCAAACTGCGGTTGGGGTGTTTGGAGGTGACAGCCAAAGCGATGGAAATAACACACCAGCCTTAATGGTTGAAAATGCTGGGAAGAGTCGACGGCCTGCAATTTCCAGTTTGAACTGCCCACCATTTATAGCAGTTGAATATTGCCGAGAGCACTTG GGAGTTCACCCTTGTGATAAGAGGAGCAGTATAAGCGAGTATCGGCAGCTTTTTCCAGCTATTGATTTTTCTTTG atagaaaatgatGAAGACATCTTGTGGAAAGCAGACATCAGAGAGGCCAATGAGGAGGTTGCAGCTAGAGGAGTGAAATTTATTAACTG GTTGTGGACACGTAAAGAGAAGGAGATTGCTATTGTTAGCCATAGTGGATTCTTGTTTCATACCTTACAAATGTTTGGTGGTGACTGTCATCCTATTGTTAAGGAGGAAATTGGCAAACA CTTTGCGAACTGTGAGCTGCGATCCATGGTATTGGTTGACAGAAG TATGCTTGGTTCAGATTCATCTTGTAGCAATTATCATCCCGGTAAGGCACCAGGCGGCCTTGATCTGCCCAGTGATGTTGCTCATGAGAAGCACTGCACCCAGAAAAACATGGTGTGA
- the LOC135583122 gene encoding phosphoglycerate mutase-like protein 1 isoform X3: MHRAFIMWKARRTTKHTYLQNFLMHILLHWDGIRTMQTAVGVFGGDSQSDGNNTPALMVENAGKSRRPAISSLNCPPFIAVEYCREHLGVHPCDKRSSISEYRQLFPAIDFSLIENDEDILWKADIREANEEVAARGVKFINWLWTRKEKEIAIVSHSGFLFHTLQMFGGDCHPIVKEEIGKHFANCELRSMVLVDRSMLGSDSSCSNYHPGKAPGGLDLPSDVAHEKHCTQKNMV, encoded by the exons ATGCACAGGGCATTCATAATGTGGAAGGCGAGAAGGACTACAAAGCATACTTATCTCCAGAACTTTTTGATGCACATCTTACTCCATTGGGATGGGATCAG GACAATGCAAACTGCGGTTGGGGTGTTTGGAGGTGACAGCCAAAGCGATGGAAATAACACACCAGCCTTAATGGTTGAAAATGCTGGGAAGAGTCGACGGCCTGCAATTTCCAGTTTGAACTGCCCACCATTTATAGCAGTTGAATATTGCCGAGAGCACTTG GGAGTTCACCCTTGTGATAAGAGGAGCAGTATAAGCGAGTATCGGCAGCTTTTTCCAGCTATTGATTTTTCTTTG atagaaaatgatGAAGACATCTTGTGGAAAGCAGACATCAGAGAGGCCAATGAGGAGGTTGCAGCTAGAGGAGTGAAATTTATTAACTG GTTGTGGACACGTAAAGAGAAGGAGATTGCTATTGTTAGCCATAGTGGATTCTTGTTTCATACCTTACAAATGTTTGGTGGTGACTGTCATCCTATTGTTAAGGAGGAAATTGGCAAACA CTTTGCGAACTGTGAGCTGCGATCCATGGTATTGGTTGACAGAAG TATGCTTGGTTCAGATTCATCTTGTAGCAATTATCATCCCGGTAAGGCACCAGGCGGCCTTGATCTGCCCAGTGATGTTGCTCATGAGAAGCACTGCACCCAGAAAAACATGGTGTGA